The DNA sequence GCCGTTGGGCTGGTAGCTCAATCCGCCACCTTCCACTGCTCGCGTGACTCGCTCGCTGGATAGACACCGAGGATCCGCACTTCGCGCGAGAAGAACCGCAGCTCGTCGAGCGCCAGCTTGACCAGCGGATCGTCGGGGTGGCCCTCGATGTCGGCGTAGAACAGCGTCGCCGTGAAGGCGCCGAGCTGGTAGCTTTCCAGCTTTGTCATGTTGATGCCGTTGGTGGCGAAGCCGCCCATGGCCTTGTAGAGCGCGGCCGGCACGTTACGGACGCGAAAGATGAAGGTCGTCATCATCTTGACGTCGGGTGACGGGCGCTCGGCCCATTGCTTGCTTTTGGTCAGGACGACGAAGCGGGTGACGTTGCTGTCGGTGTCCTCGACATTCTCCTCGATGATGTCGAGCCCGTAGAGCGTCGCTGCCAGCGCCGGCGACAGCGCGGCCATGGTGCGGTCCTTGACCTCGGAGACCATCTTGGCGGCGCCCGCCGTGTCGCCGGCGACCACTCCCTTCCACCCGTTCTTGCGGATGTATTTGCGGCATTGGCCGAGGGCGTGGATGTGGGTGTGCACGGTCTTGATCTCGTCGCGCCTGACGCCCGGCAGCACCATCAGCTGGAAATGGATCGGCAGGAAATATTCGCCGACGATGTGCAGCTTCGATTCCGGCAGAAGGTGGTGGATGTCGGCGACGCGCCCGGCGATGGTGTTCTCGATCGGGATCATGGCAAGATCGGCCTTGCCGGTCTCCACGGCATTGAACGCGTCCTCGAAGGTCGGGCACGGCAACGGCTCCATAGAGGGATAGACGTTGCGGCTGGCGGTGTCGGAATTGGCGCCGGGCTCGCCCTGGAAGGATATTCTATTGGTCTTTTCAGGCATGCTGATATCTCAGTTGGAAAGGATTTGCCTGGCACGGTCCAGGTCTTCAGGGGTGTCGACGCCAAGCGGCAGCGACTGCACGATCTCGGCGTCGA is a window from the Mesorhizobium australicum WSM2073 genome containing:
- a CDS encoding prephenate dehydratase, with protein sequence MPEKTNRISFQGEPGANSDTASRNVYPSMEPLPCPTFEDAFNAVETGKADLAMIPIENTIAGRVADIHHLLPESKLHIVGEYFLPIHFQLMVLPGVRRDEIKTVHTHIHALGQCRKYIRKNGWKGVVAGDTAGAAKMVSEVKDRTMAALSPALAATLYGLDIIEENVEDTDSNVTRFVVLTKSKQWAERPSPDVKMMTTFIFRVRNVPAALYKAMGGFATNGINMTKLESYQLGAFTATLFYADIEGHPDDPLVKLALDELRFFSREVRILGVYPASESREQWKVAD